Proteins from a genomic interval of Polaribacter sp. Q13:
- a CDS encoding PLP-dependent aminotransferase family protein has protein sequence MKDSPVNTLFKQLIDFDKSISQPVYIQVSQQIINAIQRGYVTKGTLLPGTRMLGEILKVHRNTAVAIYDELASQGWVEIIPNKGTYVLEPELKTAKIKAPTQKINQAYSYATTTGFPFQKSFHLASTNQLTDAKYTINDGKPDIRLHPVHDFTRWYSAAMKRKTLIKKWNRSNESLYSLFETQLCNFLNATRGFHINPHNLISTRSTEMSLYIVSQLLIKQNDLVLVGNLSNYVANMIFQQAGATIKTIPVDANGLDIDYIKKHFIKGSIRCVYICAHRDYPTMVKLSAERRLALLQLAKEYGFAIIEDDYDYDFQFTGSAMLPMASADANGMVIYLGKLGQSLFPSFQTGFVVAPENLISEAKNYLQLLDEQGDLIQQQMLSELIYEGEIYRLMKKNIIIYKQRRDCLCQLLTQYFSELAQWEIPSGGLAIWIQFQHQISLVKLAEEAEKNDLFLPKTILYQNKNTCAIRFGFGHLDIAEMEPVIKKLKSAYHKVSKRYLDE, from the coding sequence ATGAAAGATAGTCCGGTTAATACATTATTTAAACAACTCATTGATTTTGATAAATCGATATCACAACCTGTATATATTCAAGTATCTCAGCAAATTATAAATGCAATACAACGTGGATATGTAACCAAAGGCACCCTTTTACCAGGAACACGAATGTTAGGTGAAATCTTAAAAGTCCATAGAAATACGGCAGTTGCCATCTATGACGAATTAGCGTCTCAGGGTTGGGTAGAAATTATACCCAATAAAGGTACTTATGTTTTAGAACCAGAGCTAAAAACAGCCAAAATAAAAGCACCTACACAAAAAATAAATCAAGCATATAGCTATGCTACAACAACAGGTTTTCCTTTTCAAAAATCATTTCATTTAGCATCTACTAATCAGTTAACAGATGCAAAGTATACAATTAATGACGGAAAACCAGATATCCGTTTGCATCCTGTACACGATTTTACAAGATGGTATAGCGCTGCTATGAAACGAAAAACGTTAATTAAAAAATGGAACAGATCTAATGAATCTCTCTATTCTTTATTTGAAACACAACTTTGTAATTTTTTAAATGCAACAAGAGGTTTTCATATAAATCCACACAACTTAATAAGTACGCGAAGTACAGAAATGAGTTTGTACATTGTTTCTCAACTTTTGATAAAACAAAACGATCTAGTCTTGGTTGGAAATTTAAGCAATTATGTTGCTAATATGATTTTTCAGCAAGCAGGAGCCACTATAAAAACAATTCCGGTAGATGCTAATGGTTTAGATATCGATTATATTAAAAAACATTTTATAAAAGGAAGTATACGATGTGTATACATCTGTGCACATAGAGATTACCCAACAATGGTAAAATTAAGTGCAGAACGTCGATTGGCTTTGTTGCAATTGGCAAAAGAATATGGCTTTGCAATTATTGAAGATGATTACGATTACGATTTTCAGTTTACAGGTTCTGCCATGTTACCCATGGCAAGTGCAGATGCCAACGGAATGGTAATTTACTTGGGGAAATTAGGACAATCTTTATTTCCGAGTTTTCAAACGGGATTTGTAGTTGCGCCAGAAAATTTAATTTCTGAAGCTAAAAATTATTTACAATTATTAGATGAGCAAGGAGATTTAATTCAGCAACAGATGTTATCTGAATTAATTTATGAAGGTGAAATTTATCGTTTAATGAAAAAAAACATCATCATTTATAAACAAAGACGAGATTGTTTATGCCAACTCCTAACCCAATATTTTTCTGAACTAGCACAATGGGAAATCCCTTCTGGCGGATTGGCAATTTGGATCCAATTTCAGCATCAAATATCTTTAGTAAAACTAGCTGAAGAAGCCGAGAAAAACGATTTATTCCTTCCAAAGACAATTCTTTATCAAAATAAAAACACGTGTGCTATTCGTTTTGGTTTTGGTCATCTAGACATAGCAGAAATGGAACCTGTAATTAAAAAGTTAAAAAGTGCTTATCATAAAGTGTCTAAGAGGTATCTTGATGAATAA
- a CDS encoding DUF2007 domain-containing protein translates to MNNEYLILAVFEYSTEAHVTKSKMDSEGFRTLLMDEKTIDSDPLISNAIGGVKLLIHKNDFEKAVKVYNDIRVYQKDKNGNEISCPNCHSNRVLVAPTQRKNVFYMLFPFFEKTRNICNDCKTVF, encoded by the coding sequence ATGAATAATGAGTATCTAATTTTAGCGGTTTTCGAATACTCAACGGAAGCACATGTTACTAAATCTAAAATGGATTCAGAAGGTTTTAGAACTTTGTTAATGGATGAAAAAACCATAGATTCAGATCCTTTAATTAGCAATGCCATTGGAGGCGTAAAATTATTGATTCATAAAAATGATTTTGAGAAAGCTGTTAAAGTTTACAATGATATTAGAGTGTATCAAAAAGATAAAAATGGAAACGAAATTTCTTGCCCAAATTGCCATTCTAATAGAGTGCTAGTTGCTCCTACACAAAGAAAAAATGTATTTTATATGCTGTTTCCTTTTTTTGAAAAAACAAGGAACATCTGTAATGATTGTAAGACCGTATTTTAA
- a CDS encoding LexA family transcriptional regulator, whose translation METSQTLTFFTPKMPSGNGAIFVDVGISAGLPAPADDFSETRISLDDELISNKDTTFFAKVKGQSMIGAGLDDNDLLVIDRSLEPANNKIAVCFLDGEFTVKRLRVSKNEIWLQPENPNYPIINITQENDFMIWGIVTNVIKKV comes from the coding sequence ATGGAAACATCTCAAACACTTACTTTTTTTACTCCAAAAATGCCTTCTGGAAACGGAGCTATTTTTGTTGATGTGGGCATTTCCGCTGGTTTACCTGCTCCTGCAGATGATTTTAGTGAAACTAGAATTTCTTTAGATGATGAATTAATCAGTAATAAAGACACTACTTTTTTTGCAAAAGTAAAAGGCCAATCTATGATTGGTGCTGGTTTAGACGATAATGATTTACTCGTTATAGACAGAAGTCTAGAACCTGCCAACAATAAAATAGCCGTTTGTTTTTTAGATGGCGAATTTACTGTAAAACGACTTCGAGTTTCTAAAAATGAAATCTGGTTACAACCAGAAAATCCTAATTACCCCATTATAAACATTACCCAAGAGAATGATTTTATGATTTGGGGAATTGTAACAAACGTCATCAAAAAAGTATAA
- a CDS encoding Bax inhibitor-1 family protein translates to MENTFQNKVLLIESTDQVRVDFYKKTYAHVAGGVLVFVLFEYLLLQSSMIVNFMMSMTQGWRWLIMLGGFMLVTNYAESTVLKTTDKNTQYLAYALYIFAQALIFVPLLYIAIYYTDGSELVQQAAIVTLALFAGISAVVFVTKKDFSFLKAGLTVGFFIAMGLIIAGSLFGFDLGLWFSVGMCVLAGGSILYQTSNLVNKYGTEDYIPASLGLFASLMLLFWYVLRIFMSRD, encoded by the coding sequence ATGGAAAACACTTTTCAAAACAAAGTATTATTAATCGAATCTACAGATCAAGTTCGTGTAGATTTTTACAAAAAAACATACGCACACGTTGCTGGTGGGGTCTTAGTATTTGTGCTTTTTGAATATTTATTACTTCAAAGTAGTATGATTGTAAACTTTATGATGTCTATGACACAAGGTTGGCGTTGGTTAATAATGTTAGGCGGTTTTATGCTAGTTACAAATTATGCTGAAAGTACTGTTTTAAAAACAACCGATAAAAACACACAATATTTGGCTTATGCGCTATATATTTTTGCACAAGCACTTATTTTTGTCCCACTTTTATACATCGCAATTTATTATACAGATGGTTCAGAATTGGTACAACAAGCAGCAATAGTTACTTTGGCATTATTTGCTGGTATATCTGCAGTTGTTTTTGTTACTAAAAAAGATTTTTCATTTTTAAAAGCTGGTTTAACTGTTGGCTTTTTTATTGCAATGGGTTTAATTATTGCAGGTTCTTTATTTGGTTTCGATTTAGGTTTATGGTTTTCTGTAGGAATGTGTGTATTAGCAGGAGGTTCTATTTTATATCAAACTTCTAACTTGGTAAATAAATATGGAACAGAAGATTACATACCTGCTTCTTTAGGTTTATTCGCTTCTTTAATGTTACTTTTTTGGTATGTTTTACGAATATTTATGTCTAGAGATTAA
- a CDS encoding DUF2975 domain-containing protein has translation MQKINILKAIVDLLWIFSMPVTLLILGFSIATFFIDLNDFNIKINSVNSNQNDIFPKVVFVISALNYLLIIAALYFFKEILNHFIRVKIFEVTVIKSFQKIGNLLTISGLISLTISIINKIYFEQKITLEFGLNEHLIIICLGLFFLILSEIFKIAKSAKQENDLTI, from the coding sequence ATGCAAAAAATTAATATTTTAAAAGCTATTGTAGATTTACTTTGGATATTTTCTATGCCAGTAACATTATTAATTCTGGGATTTTCTATTGCAACTTTCTTTATCGATTTAAATGACTTTAATATAAAAATAAACTCAGTAAATTCTAATCAAAATGATATTTTTCCAAAAGTGGTATTTGTTATTTCTGCGCTAAATTATTTATTAATTATTGCAGCCCTATATTTCTTTAAAGAAATACTAAACCACTTTATAAGAGTGAAAATATTTGAAGTAACTGTTATTAAATCGTTTCAAAAAATAGGAAACCTACTAACAATTTCCGGTTTAATTTCGTTAACAATTTCAATAATTAATAAAATCTATTTTGAACAAAAGATAACTTTAGAATTTGGATTAAATGAGCACTTAATAATAATTTGTTTAGGCTTGTTCTTTTTAATTTTAAGTGAAATTTTTAAAATAGCAAAATCAGCAAAACAAGAAAACGATTTAACAATATAA
- a CDS encoding helix-turn-helix transcriptional regulator gives MAIIVNLDVMLAKRKMRSKELAEIIGITTANLSILKSGKAKAVRFSTLEAICKALDCQPADILEYTED, from the coding sequence ATGGCAATCATAGTAAACTTAGACGTAATGCTTGCCAAACGCAAAATGCGGAGTAAAGAATTGGCAGAAATAATTGGTATTACAACCGCAAACTTATCCATTTTAAAATCTGGTAAAGCAAAAGCAGTTCGTTTTTCTACTTTAGAAGCCATTTGCAAAGCTTTAGATTGCCAACCTGCCGATATTTTAGAATATACTGAAGATTAA
- a CDS encoding nucleoside deaminase: MIQPFDDTYFMKKALQEAEFAFDKGEVPVGAVIVFKDQIIARAHNLTETLTDVTAHAEMQAFTAAADFLGGKYLKDCVLYVTLEPCQMCAGASYWAQIGKIVYGASEPERGFKNLNTTLHPKTKVVAGILENECSQLLKRFFVEKRNLN; this comes from the coding sequence ATGATACAACCTTTTGATGATACTTATTTTATGAAAAAAGCCTTGCAAGAGGCCGAATTTGCTTTTGATAAAGGCGAAGTTCCGGTAGGAGCTGTTATTGTTTTTAAAGACCAAATTATTGCAAGAGCACATAATTTAACGGAAACATTAACGGATGTAACGGCACATGCCGAAATGCAAGCGTTTACAGCGGCAGCAGATTTTTTAGGAGGCAAATATTTAAAAGACTGCGTATTATATGTAACATTAGAGCCTTGCCAAATGTGTGCAGGCGCAAGTTATTGGGCACAAATTGGTAAGATTGTTTATGGAGCCTCAGAACCAGAAAGAGGTTTTAAAAACTTAAATACTACATTACATCCAAAGACAAAAGTAGTAGCAGGAATTTTGGAAAACGAATGTTCGCAGCTTTTAAAGCGTTTTTTTGTTGAAAAAAGAAACTTGAATTAA
- the dxs gene encoding 1-deoxy-D-xylulose-5-phosphate synthase — MKNLLDHIINPKDLRKLNPAQLPQLAKELRDFIIDIVATKEGHLGASLGVVELTIALHYLFDTPNDLLVWDVGHQAYGHKILTGRKDVFHTNRQFGGISGFPSRKESEYDAFGVGHSSTSISAALGMAIASNIKGETEKHHIAVIGDASIASGMAFEALNHAGVSKANLLIILNDNAIGIDPSVGALKEYLTKVKTDKRLAAQNNIIKALNFEYSGPIDGHDLPKIVSELKRLKDVKGPKFLHIITTKGKGLQKAEEDQVTYHAPGKFDKISGERIKTAASLYTKYQDVFGKTVVELADKNENIVGITPAMLTGGSLKFMLEKHPKRTFDVGIAEQHAVTLAAGMATQGLVPFCNIYSTFLQRAYDQVIHDVALQNLPVIFCLDRAGLVGEDGATHHGIFDIAYLRLIPNLIVFAPRNEIELRNILYTAQLGLNNPIAIRYPRGTGTIINWKQPFKAIEIGKGICLKEGNKVAILSVGTISKNVTEALELVDNSSEYSHYDMRFVKPLDENLLHTIFNKYQTIITIEDGTIKGGFGTAILEFSSDNHYKNEIKNLGIPDHFIEHGSVLKLQSKLGLDPISLAENFKKLS; from the coding sequence ATGAAGAATTTGTTAGACCATATAATAAACCCTAAAGATTTACGAAAATTAAATCCAGCACAATTACCTCAACTCGCAAAAGAATTGAGAGACTTTATTATTGATATTGTAGCAACCAAAGAAGGGCATTTAGGCGCAAGTTTAGGCGTTGTAGAACTTACAATTGCCTTACACTATTTGTTTGATACTCCAAATGACTTATTGGTTTGGGATGTTGGCCACCAAGCCTACGGACACAAAATTTTAACTGGTAGAAAGGATGTTTTTCATACCAACAGACAGTTTGGAGGCATCTCGGGTTTTCCATCAAGAAAAGAAAGTGAATATGATGCTTTTGGTGTAGGACACTCCTCTACTTCTATTTCTGCAGCCTTAGGTATGGCAATTGCTTCTAATATTAAAGGAGAAACAGAAAAACATCATATTGCTGTTATTGGGGATGCTTCTATTGCAAGCGGAATGGCTTTTGAAGCCTTAAATCACGCAGGAGTTTCTAAAGCAAATTTATTAATTATTTTAAATGACAATGCTATTGGAATTGACCCTTCTGTGGGTGCTTTAAAAGAATATTTAACCAAAGTTAAAACCGATAAGAGACTTGCAGCTCAAAACAATATTATAAAAGCTTTAAATTTTGAATATTCTGGTCCTATTGACGGACATGATTTACCAAAAATAGTATCAGAATTAAAACGATTAAAGGACGTAAAAGGCCCAAAGTTTTTACATATAATTACCACAAAAGGAAAAGGTTTACAGAAGGCAGAAGAAGACCAAGTAACCTATCATGCACCCGGTAAATTTGATAAAATTTCTGGCGAACGTATTAAAACTGCAGCAAGTTTATATACTAAATACCAAGATGTTTTTGGAAAAACAGTGGTAGAGTTAGCCGATAAGAATGAGAATATTGTTGGTATAACTCCCGCCATGTTAACAGGAGGCTCTTTAAAGTTTATGCTAGAAAAGCACCCCAAAAGAACTTTTGATGTTGGTATTGCAGAACAACATGCCGTAACTTTAGCTGCAGGTATGGCAACGCAAGGTTTAGTGCCTTTTTGTAATATTTATTCTACATTTTTACAACGTGCTTATGACCAAGTAATTCATGATGTTGCTTTACAAAATTTACCTGTTATTTTCTGTTTAGATAGAGCTGGCTTGGTGGGTGAAGATGGCGCAACGCATCACGGAATTTTCGATATAGCGTATTTACGTCTAATTCCTAATTTGATTGTTTTTGCACCAAGAAATGAAATTGAATTACGTAATATTTTATACACCGCTCAATTAGGTTTAAACAACCCAATTGCAATTCGATACCCTAGAGGAACCGGAACTATTATCAATTGGAAACAACCTTTTAAAGCAATAGAAATTGGTAAAGGAATTTGCTTAAAAGAAGGAAATAAAGTAGCAATTTTATCCGTAGGAACCATTTCTAAAAATGTAACCGAAGCATTAGAATTAGTTGATAATTCATCAGAATATTCTCATTACGACATGCGTTTTGTAAAACCTTTAGATGAAAACTTATTACATACCATTTTTAATAAATACCAAACAATTATCACCATTGAAGATGGTACTATAAAAGGTGGTTTTGGTACTGCTATTTTAGAGTTTTCGTCAGACAATCATTATAAGAACGAAATTAAAAATTTAGGAATTCCAGATCATTTTATTGAACATGGTAGTGTTCTTAAACTACAATCAAAATTAGGATTAGACCCTATTAGTTTAGCAGAAAATTTTAAAAAATTATCCTAA
- a CDS encoding deoxyguanosinetriphosphate triphosphohydrolase, with protein MNWEQLLSLKRFGDTQKRPRAAQDETRLGFDVDFDRIIFSSAFRSLQDKTQVIPLSNTDFVHTRLTHSLEVSVVGRTLGRRVGKVLLERHPNLVALGYTFNDFGSIVGTASLMHDIGNPPFGHSGEKAIGEYFKTGKGAKYKEQLTANEYQDLIDFEGNANGFKILTESRMAIPGGLRLSYATLGAFLKYPKESLPKKPTNHIVDKKYGFFQSDKASFLDVVQDLGMKQKSCTAVSFYRHPLAYLVEAADDICYTIIDFEDGINLGLIEEEFALEYMIKLVKDTIDSKKYHSLEHKTDRVSYLRALAIGVLINEAVSIFLANEEAILKGTFEKSLLDKCKYEAQINDILKISVDKIYKSTEVVEKEVAGYRIIADLLDVFVSALNNKFEGNQSNFDNLVLNLLPEEYQTETSSLYHRIMQICSYVSRMSDSYAIRMHKKITGNII; from the coding sequence ATGAATTGGGAACAACTTCTTTCTTTAAAACGTTTTGGCGACACACAAAAACGCCCAAGAGCAGCACAAGATGAAACTCGTTTGGGTTTTGATGTAGATTTTGATAGAATTATATTTTCGTCTGCATTTAGAAGTTTACAAGATAAAACACAAGTAATTCCGTTATCTAATACAGACTTTGTACATACACGTTTAACCCACAGTTTAGAAGTTTCCGTTGTAGGTAGAACATTAGGTAGAAGAGTAGGTAAAGTGTTGTTAGAACGCCATCCTAATTTAGTAGCATTAGGGTATACATTTAATGACTTTGGGTCTATTGTAGGTACGGCTTCTTTAATGCACGATATTGGTAATCCTCCTTTTGGTCATTCTGGAGAAAAAGCAATTGGCGAGTACTTTAAAACAGGAAAAGGGGCAAAATACAAAGAGCAATTAACAGCAAATGAATATCAAGATTTAATAGATTTTGAAGGGAATGCTAATGGATTTAAAATTTTAACGGAATCTAGAATGGCAATTCCTGGAGGTTTACGTTTAAGTTATGCCACTTTAGGAGCGTTTTTAAAATACCCAAAAGAAAGTCTTCCAAAAAAACCAACAAATCATATTGTAGATAAAAAATATGGTTTTTTTCAATCTGACAAAGCATCATTTTTAGATGTTGTTCAAGATTTGGGAATGAAACAAAAATCGTGTACGGCAGTTTCTTTTTACAGACATCCATTGGCGTATTTAGTGGAAGCGGCAGATGATATTTGTTATACAATTATCGATTTTGAAGACGGAATTAATTTGGGTTTAATTGAAGAGGAGTTTGCTCTAGAATATATGATTAAGCTGGTAAAAGATACTATTGATAGTAAAAAATACCATTCTTTAGAACACAAAACAGACCGAGTTAGTTATTTACGAGCTTTGGCAATTGGTGTGTTAATTAACGAAGCAGTTTCTATTTTCTTAGCAAATGAGGAAGCTATATTAAAGGGAACTTTCGAAAAATCTTTGTTAGATAAATGCAAGTACGAGGCGCAAATTAACGACATCTTAAAAATAAGTGTCGATAAAATTTATAAAAGTACAGAAGTTGTAGAAAAAGAGGTTGCTGGCTATAGAATTATTGCCGATTTATTAGATGTTTTTGTATCCGCATTAAATAATAAGTTTGAAGGAAATCAATCTAATTTTGATAATTTGGTATTAAATTTATTACCAGAAGAATATCAAACAGAAACCAGTAGTTTGTATCATAGAATCATGCAAATATGTAGTTATGTTTCTAGAATGTCTGACAGTTATGCAATTAGAATGCATAAAAAAATAACGGGTAATATTATTTAA
- a CDS encoding Na/Pi cotransporter family protein, translating into MIKKLLFAAFLVIVAIVLYFNPNFKTIAAGVAILLFGMGMLEEGFKVFTKGPLQNILKKTTDKLYKSITAGAVVTALLQSSSLVSVITISFISAGLISLSGGLGLIFGANIGSTTTAWLVAGFGLKINISTLAMPMIIFGLIFTFQKKETFKGIGNVFAGLGFFFLGIYFMKEGFDVFSTQINLTEYAVSGFKGVLLYTAIGVVITVVLQSSAASLVLVLTALAAGQIEYENALALAIGANVGTTITAVLGSLNSNIAGKRLAGAHLIFNVVTGAVAVAFIYPLSKLVNNIADWVHIAATDYTLKLALFHTIFNLIGVIIMVPFIKKLENYLLKIFKENKNKEVDEPKYLNEAILKFPGTLVSSLLNESKYLYKNAIFEIVAHALNVHRDAIKSDERIKKIVEDSKEKMNVDVNLLYYNKVKNIYGQIISFAARGQQDLKLTKEQNNRLSELKLANRKMVEIIRDARYLEKNVVAYLESDNEYIKKEYNKFRKKVVKVLRVIYLFRKKEEKDEYYDQLIKLKKAAKSALQADNKSINKLIRKNLITTDMASSIVNDNVNVNDLIMKLIEVAELLYSEKDSILENDK; encoded by the coding sequence ATGATAAAAAAACTCTTATTTGCGGCTTTTTTAGTAATCGTTGCAATTGTATTGTATTTCAACCCAAATTTTAAAACCATTGCAGCAGGTGTTGCTATTCTATTATTTGGAATGGGGATGTTAGAAGAAGGGTTTAAAGTTTTTACCAAAGGACCACTTCAAAATATTTTAAAAAAAACCACCGATAAATTATATAAAAGTATCACTGCAGGTGCAGTAGTTACCGCTTTACTGCAATCTAGTTCTTTGGTTTCTGTAATTACTATTTCATTTATTAGTGCTGGTTTAATAAGTCTATCTGGTGGATTGGGTTTAATTTTCGGAGCCAATATTGGTAGCACAACAACGGCTTGGTTAGTGGCTGGTTTTGGACTAAAAATTAACATATCCACTTTGGCAATGCCCATGATTATTTTTGGTTTAATTTTTACTTTTCAAAAAAAAGAGACTTTTAAAGGAATTGGAAATGTATTTGCAGGTCTTGGTTTTTTCTTTCTAGGAATCTATTTTATGAAAGAAGGATTTGATGTTTTTAGTACGCAAATAAATTTAACAGAATACGCAGTTTCTGGGTTTAAAGGCGTGTTGTTGTATACCGCAATTGGTGTGGTAATTACGGTGGTACTGCAATCTAGTGCAGCTTCTTTAGTGTTGGTCTTAACAGCTTTAGCTGCCGGACAAATTGAATATGAAAATGCGTTGGCATTGGCAATTGGAGCCAATGTTGGTACAACTATAACTGCCGTTTTAGGCTCTCTAAATTCTAATATTGCAGGTAAAAGATTGGCAGGTGCTCATTTAATTTTTAATGTTGTTACAGGTGCTGTAGCGGTGGCTTTTATTTATCCTTTGTCAAAATTGGTTAATAATATTGCAGATTGGGTGCATATTGCAGCAACAGATTATACTTTAAAATTAGCACTATTTCACACCATATTTAATCTTATTGGCGTAATAATAATGGTGCCATTTATTAAAAAGCTTGAGAATTATTTATTGAAAATATTTAAAGAAAATAAAAATAAAGAGGTAGATGAACCAAAATATTTAAATGAAGCGATATTAAAGTTTCCAGGAACGCTTGTGTCATCACTTTTAAATGAATCTAAATATTTATACAAAAATGCCATTTTTGAAATTGTTGCACACGCATTAAATGTGCATAGAGATGCTATAAAATCGGATGAAAGAATAAAAAAAATAGTTGAGGATTCTAAAGAAAAAATGAATGTTGATGTAAATCTGTTATACTACAATAAGGTAAAAAATATTTATGGTCAAATTATCAGTTTTGCAGCAAGAGGTCAGCAAGATCTTAAGCTTACAAAAGAGCAAAATAATAGGTTGTCAGAATTAAAATTAGCCAACCGAAAAATGGTTGAAATTATTAGAGACGCAAGATATTTAGAGAAAAATGTAGTAGCATATTTAGAATCGGATAATGAGTATATTAAGAAAGAATACAACAAGTTTAGGAAGAAAGTAGTAAAAGTTTTAAGAGTAATTTATTTGTTTAGAAAAAAGGAAGAAAAAGACGAATATTACGATCAATTAATAAAATTAAAAAAAGCAGCTAAATCCGCTTTGCAAGCAGATAATAAATCTATTAATAAATTGATAAGAAAAAATCTTATAACAACAGATATGGCATCATCCATAGTAAATGATAATGTAAATGTAAACGATTTAATTATGAAATTAATTGAGGTTGCAGAATTGTTGTATTCAGAAAAAGATTCAATCTTAGAAAATGATAAGTAA